One window of the Shimwellia blattae DSM 4481 = NBRC 105725 genome contains the following:
- a CDS encoding HK97 family phage prohead protease yields MQRKNTAMKIKAFDFDIKAVSDDGLFSGYGSVFNVVDSYNEVVAPGAFLESIEETRAKERTFPVLWQHRSGEPIGNWDISSLKEDSHGLFGEGVLWLEDAHQAKTAWRGMKTRAITGLSIGYYVRESNYDEKTRIRTLTKLDLVEISIVTLPANDEARIDVIKSVLAHGNLPSLPEFEKFLREAGFSKTQSVAIASGGLSNLLYRSESGGDDGETKTAIADMVRQLSQFTLPTIR; encoded by the coding sequence ATGCAGCGCAAAAACACCGCCATGAAGATAAAAGCATTCGATTTCGATATTAAGGCCGTCAGCGATGACGGTCTTTTTTCTGGCTACGGTTCGGTTTTTAACGTGGTGGACAGTTACAACGAGGTTGTTGCGCCGGGCGCTTTTCTTGAGTCCATAGAGGAAACCCGGGCAAAAGAGCGCACTTTCCCCGTGCTCTGGCAACACCGGAGTGGCGAGCCAATTGGTAACTGGGATATCAGCAGCCTGAAAGAAGACAGCCACGGTTTATTTGGCGAAGGGGTGTTGTGGCTGGAGGATGCCCATCAGGCGAAGACCGCCTGGCGGGGCATGAAAACCCGGGCTATCACCGGTCTCTCTATTGGTTATTACGTCCGGGAATCAAATTACGACGAGAAAACCCGCATCCGTACCCTGACAAAGCTCGATCTGGTGGAGATATCTATCGTCACGCTCCCCGCCAATGATGAGGCCCGTATTGATGTGATCAAGTCGGTACTGGCCCACGGCAATCTCCCGTCATTACCTGAGTTCGAAAAGTTCCTGCGTGAGGCTGGCTTTTCAAAAACACAGTCCGTCGCTATCGCCAGCGGTGGGCTGTCAAACCTGCTTTACCGGAGTGAGTCCGGGGGCGACGACGGCGAAACCAAAACGGCAATTGCTGACATGGTGCGGCAACTTAGCCAGTTCACTCTCCCGACCATTCGTTAA
- a CDS encoding phage portal protein: MNKEQKPGRVKSALRRWLGIPVSLTEGEFWSAFAGGESAAGKQVTVDKALQLSAVWSCVRLLSETIATLPVGFYERTRDGRQPAPAHPLYELLHNQPNADMTAVEFWEMVMASLLLWGNAYGEIDRTGKRITALTPLRPERMKVERSSTGTPVYTYRDPGSHGTRQIHERDLMHIRAFSTNGIIGLSPISYARQTLGMAMATDETSARVFKNGMRPSGVLSMEQILRKEQREDIRDSLVAQFAGSMHTGKMMVLEAGMKFQPVTMNPEDAQMLQTRAFNIEEICRWFRVWPGLIGHNAQGQTMWGSGVEQMLIGFLTFSLRPWLTRIEQSIRKSLLIPGERNRYFAEFSIEGLLRADSAARAAFYSTMTQNGVMTRNEARQKENMAPHPGGDQLTVQSNLLPLEQLGKTGDSDAAKSALRQWLEITSEEATACSAKTPP, from the coding sequence ATGAATAAAGAGCAAAAGCCCGGTAGGGTGAAAAGTGCTTTGCGCCGCTGGCTGGGGATCCCCGTGTCACTGACTGAGGGGGAATTCTGGTCGGCTTTCGCCGGGGGAGAGTCTGCCGCCGGGAAACAGGTCACTGTAGATAAAGCCCTGCAACTGTCGGCTGTCTGGTCCTGTGTCCGGCTATTATCTGAAACCATTGCTACGCTCCCGGTTGGGTTTTATGAGCGCACCCGTGATGGCAGACAACCGGCTCCTGCGCACCCTTTGTATGAACTCCTGCATAACCAGCCCAATGCCGATATGACTGCGGTGGAGTTCTGGGAGATGGTGATGGCTAGCCTGCTGCTATGGGGAAATGCCTACGGTGAAATTGACCGCACCGGTAAAAGGATCACCGCGCTGACTCCCTTACGTCCGGAGCGGATGAAAGTTGAGCGCAGCAGTACCGGTACACCGGTTTATACCTACCGGGATCCTGGTAGCCACGGTACCCGCCAGATCCACGAGAGAGATCTGATGCATATCCGGGCCTTCAGCACTAACGGTATTATCGGGTTATCGCCTATAAGCTATGCCCGTCAGACGCTCGGAATGGCCATGGCCACCGATGAAACCAGTGCCCGGGTATTCAAAAACGGTATGCGCCCCAGCGGGGTACTGTCCATGGAGCAAATTCTCAGGAAAGAGCAACGTGAAGACATTCGCGACTCGCTGGTCGCACAATTTGCCGGATCGATGCACACCGGGAAAATGATGGTGCTGGAAGCCGGGATGAAATTTCAGCCCGTCACTATGAACCCGGAAGATGCCCAGATGCTCCAGACCCGGGCGTTCAATATTGAGGAAATTTGCCGCTGGTTCCGCGTCTGGCCGGGGCTTATTGGCCATAACGCCCAGGGGCAGACGATGTGGGGCAGCGGCGTGGAGCAAATGCTGATTGGCTTTCTGACCTTTTCCCTGCGTCCCTGGCTTACCCGCATTGAACAGTCCATCCGTAAAAGTTTACTGATTCCGGGGGAACGTAACCGCTATTTCGCCGAGTTCTCCATTGAGGGGCTTCTGCGGGCTGACAGTGCCGCCAGGGCCGCGTTCTATTCCACCATGACCCAGAACGGCGTTATGACCCGAAACGAAGCCCGCCAGAAAGAGAACATGGCACCCCATCCGGGCGGGGATCAACTGACGGTTCAGTCCAATCTGTTACCCCTTGAGCAGCTTGGCAAGACAGGGGACAGCGATGCAGCCAAAAGCGCACTGCGCCAGTGGCTGGAGATCACATCAGAGGAGGCTACGGCATGCAGCGCAAAAACACCGCCATGA
- a CDS encoding terminase large subunit, giving the protein MVKKTRKTPSQNSSDPVTGYARDVSSGKELAGPDIRHACSRHLRDLESGSARGLVWDPEAARRSVDFFAKVLKLNGGDFEGKPFILLPWQAFIVGSLFGWKNAQGFRRFRMAYVESGKGSGKSPLSAGIGLLCLTADKEPRAEVYAAATKKDQAMVLFRDAVAMVDQSPALAARIQKSGGAGREWNLAYLQAASFFRPISSDDGQSGPRPHCALIDEVHEHKSNTVVEMMRAGTKGRRQALIFMITNSGHDKTSVCYEYHEYGRKVAAGAIEDDSFFAFICSLDEGEDPLKDESCWKKANPSLGHTFDHDYLREQVIQARGMPSKESIVRRLNFCQWVDADNPWMSSAVWMACESDFAVDELAGEECYGGLDLSGSRDLTSLALFFPKQRKLLVEFWTPKDTLKDRAKTDRVPYDAWARDGYIHTTPGKAVKYGFVAERMADLTLQFDIRAVAFDQYRIKYLEPELEEAGVSVPLIPHGQGYYKAKDSGLWMPHSIELFEGMLDDASIIIKTNPCLRWNAASAVTEADQKDNRIFAKKKSTGRIDGLVASAMAIGAAQGYEEDSGDIGDFFSNPIIV; this is encoded by the coding sequence ATGGTGAAAAAGACCAGGAAGACCCCCTCGCAGAATTCTTCTGATCCTGTCACCGGTTACGCCAGGGATGTGAGCTCAGGAAAAGAACTGGCCGGGCCCGATATTCGCCATGCCTGTAGTCGCCATTTACGGGATCTGGAGTCTGGCAGCGCCCGGGGGCTGGTCTGGGATCCTGAAGCCGCCCGGCGGTCAGTCGACTTCTTTGCCAAAGTCCTGAAGCTCAACGGTGGCGACTTTGAGGGGAAGCCGTTTATCCTGCTGCCGTGGCAGGCTTTTATTGTCGGCTCCCTTTTTGGCTGGAAAAACGCCCAGGGTTTTCGTCGGTTTCGTATGGCGTATGTGGAGTCGGGGAAGGGATCGGGTAAGTCGCCACTCTCGGCGGGCATAGGCCTGTTATGCCTGACGGCAGATAAAGAGCCCAGGGCAGAAGTCTATGCGGCAGCCACCAAAAAAGATCAGGCCATGGTGCTGTTTCGTGACGCTGTGGCTATGGTGGATCAGTCACCGGCACTGGCGGCCAGGATCCAGAAATCAGGTGGTGCTGGCAGGGAATGGAATCTGGCGTACCTTCAGGCGGCGTCATTTTTCAGGCCCATCAGCTCAGATGACGGGCAGTCTGGTCCGCGACCCCATTGTGCCCTGATCGATGAAGTTCACGAGCACAAAAGCAATACTGTTGTGGAGATGATGCGTGCCGGTACGAAAGGCCGACGCCAGGCGCTGATTTTCATGATCACCAACAGCGGCCACGATAAAACCAGTGTCTGCTACGAATATCATGAGTATGGCCGTAAAGTTGCCGCCGGTGCCATTGAGGACGACAGTTTCTTTGCGTTTATCTGCTCTCTGGATGAGGGCGAAGATCCGCTAAAAGATGAGTCCTGCTGGAAGAAGGCAAACCCTTCGCTGGGCCATACCTTCGACCACGATTACCTGCGGGAGCAGGTTATCCAGGCCCGGGGGATGCCGTCGAAAGAGAGTATTGTCCGGCGGCTGAACTTTTGCCAGTGGGTGGATGCGGATAATCCCTGGATGAGCAGCGCCGTCTGGATGGCTTGCGAAAGTGATTTTGCGGTTGATGAACTGGCCGGAGAAGAGTGCTACGGCGGTCTGGATCTATCCGGCTCCCGGGATCTGACTTCACTGGCCTTATTCTTTCCTAAGCAGCGTAAGTTGCTGGTGGAGTTCTGGACACCAAAAGACACCCTGAAGGACAGAGCAAAAACGGACCGGGTGCCTTATGACGCCTGGGCCCGGGATGGATATATTCACACTACGCCAGGAAAAGCCGTTAAGTATGGCTTTGTGGCTGAGCGTATGGCGGATTTAACGCTGCAGTTTGATATCCGGGCCGTCGCTTTCGATCAGTACCGTATCAAATACCTGGAGCCGGAACTGGAAGAAGCAGGTGTTTCGGTCCCGTTAATTCCCCATGGTCAGGGCTATTACAAGGCGAAGGACTCCGGCCTGTGGATGCCTCATTCCATTGAATTGTTCGAAGGCATGCTGGATGACGCCAGTATTATCATCAAAACCAACCCCTGCCTGCGCTGGAATGCGGCCTCTGCCGTTACCGAAGCCGATCAGAAAGATAACCGTATTTTTGCCAAGAAGAAGAGCACCGGACGTATTGACGGGCTGGTGGCCTCCGCCATGGCCATTGGCGCTGCGCAGGGGTATGAAGAGGACTCCGGAGATATTGGTGACTTTTTCAGCAACCCCATCATCGTGTGA
- a CDS encoding phage terminase small subunit P27 family, producing MAGRRQKPTQLKVVAGNPGKRKLNDKEPRPARQIPSPPEHLTDWGMLAWGKLSVLLDDMQIMTVADALALERLCDIYADILQLRNTIAVEGRTYTVQTEGGFLIKAHPAVAMLADADRRFKSYLVEFGLTPAARTKVKTHGEKDQEDPLAEFF from the coding sequence ATGGCCGGGAGGCGGCAGAAACCGACCCAGCTAAAAGTGGTTGCCGGCAACCCCGGTAAACGAAAACTCAACGATAAAGAGCCCCGTCCAGCCCGCCAGATCCCCAGCCCACCGGAGCACCTCACTGACTGGGGAATGCTGGCCTGGGGGAAGCTGTCGGTACTGCTTGATGACATGCAGATTATGACGGTTGCTGATGCGCTGGCACTTGAGCGGTTATGTGATATTTACGCCGACATTCTGCAACTGCGTAACACCATTGCCGTAGAAGGCCGGACGTATACGGTTCAGACCGAGGGCGGATTTTTGATTAAAGCGCATCCGGCGGTGGCCATGCTTGCGGATGCTGACCGGCGCTTTAAAAGCTACCTGGTGGAGTTTGGCCTGACTCCCGCAGCCCGAACAAAGGTCAAAACTCATGGTGAAAAAGACCAGGAAGACCCCCTCGCAGAATTCTTCTGA
- a CDS encoding HNH endonuclease, producing the protein MTGNPRIYGSKWDKARRLFLRAHPLCVMCQQQGQTTAATVVDHIIPHKLKDALRAGDPRAIARAQKLFWDRGNWQGLCAPHHGSTKQRMEKRGVIIGCDENGMPLDPSSHWFTRPDL; encoded by the coding sequence ATGACCGGCAACCCGCGGATCTATGGCAGTAAATGGGATAAAGCCCGGCGGCTATTTCTGCGGGCTCATCCACTATGCGTGATGTGCCAGCAGCAGGGGCAGACCACTGCCGCCACGGTAGTGGATCATATTATTCCCCACAAACTGAAAGATGCCTTACGCGCCGGTGATCCCCGGGCTATCGCCCGGGCACAAAAGCTGTTCTGGGATCGGGGCAACTGGCAGGGACTTTGTGCACCACACCACGGCTCCACCAAACAGCGTATGGAAAAACGCGGGGTAATTATCGGCTGTGATGAAAATGGCATGCCTCTGGATCCCTCGTCCCACTGGTTCACCAGACCTGATCTGTGA
- a CDS encoding lysis protein: protein MRLLHHPVLVAALLGICSLLAAMAHYYRSNAISYKAQRDESALALKKASGMITEMQARQRDIESLDARYTRELADAKAKNNVLQRRLDAGGRVRIQGTCTAPASAPTTSTGGVGDDASIELSELAGRNILRIRAGIISDQQKVKYLQEYVRSQCRH, encoded by the coding sequence ATGAGATTATTACATCATCCGGTGTTAGTGGCCGCGTTGTTGGGGATATGCAGTTTGCTGGCTGCGATGGCGCATTATTATCGCAGTAATGCCATTAGCTATAAGGCACAACGTGACGAGTCTGCTCTGGCGCTGAAAAAGGCCTCGGGCATGATTACGGAAATGCAGGCCAGGCAACGGGATATTGAATCTCTTGATGCCAGATATACCAGGGAGTTAGCAGATGCAAAGGCTAAAAATAATGTTCTGCAGCGCAGGCTTGATGCTGGTGGCCGGGTGCGGATCCAGGGGACCTGTACCGCACCCGCGTCAGCCCCCACCACCAGCACCGGCGGCGTGGGCGATGATGCCAGTATCGAACTCTCTGAGCTTGCTGGACGAAACATTCTCCGTATCAGAGCCGGGATTATCAGCGATCAGCAAAAAGTGAAGTACCTGCAAGAATATGTCAGGTCGCAGTGTCGCCACTAA
- a CDS encoding glycoside hydrolase family 19 protein, with protein sequence MNQQQFQRAAGISAGLAARWYPHVSAALKEFGISSPADVAMFIAQIGHESGGFKRLVESLNYAADRLVPVFGRHRITEQQALALGRTAGQQANQKAIANLVYGGEWGKENLGNRAPGDGWKYRGRGLKQITGRTNYLDCGIALKIDLVANPELLEQDSYAARSAAWFYSAKGCLRYTGNLSRVTRIINGGANGLSARRRKFGLALSALTG encoded by the coding sequence ATGAATCAACAACAGTTTCAACGGGCGGCAGGTATCAGCGCCGGGCTGGCTGCGCGCTGGTATCCGCATGTCTCGGCCGCATTAAAAGAGTTTGGTATTTCATCGCCTGCTGATGTGGCGATGTTTATTGCCCAGATCGGGCATGAATCAGGTGGCTTTAAGAGGCTGGTGGAAAGCCTTAATTATGCAGCCGACAGGTTAGTGCCGGTATTTGGCAGACACCGTATTACAGAGCAACAGGCACTTGCCCTGGGGCGCACCGCCGGTCAGCAGGCAAATCAGAAAGCGATAGCTAATCTGGTTTATGGCGGCGAGTGGGGGAAAGAAAATCTCGGGAACCGGGCGCCGGGCGATGGCTGGAAATACCGCGGGAGAGGGCTGAAACAGATAACCGGACGGACAAATTATCTGGATTGCGGTATTGCGCTGAAGATTGACCTGGTCGCTAATCCGGAGCTTCTGGAGCAGGACAGTTATGCGGCCCGTTCCGCAGCCTGGTTTTACTCTGCCAAAGGGTGTCTGCGGTATACCGGTAATCTCTCCCGGGTAACGCGCATTATTAACGGCGGAGCCAATGGTCTGAGTGCCCGGCGTCGTAAATTCGGGCTTGCGCTGTCGGCTCTGACCGGGTGA
- a CDS encoding phage holin, lambda family — protein sequence MKMHNNPHSWPEFLELLQSWWRGETPVGAVLLAVVMAGLRIAYMGGGWKMILLEGLLCGALTLTVASVLEYYEWYKSLSIAIGGSIGFVGVEQSRKLALRFLNTRFGGNPKA from the coding sequence ATGAAAATGCACAATAATCCCCATTCCTGGCCCGAGTTTCTGGAGTTACTCCAGAGCTGGTGGCGAGGTGAAACCCCCGTTGGTGCGGTGCTGCTGGCGGTCGTTATGGCTGGCTTACGCATTGCCTATATGGGCGGTGGCTGGAAGATGATCCTGCTGGAAGGGCTACTGTGTGGCGCACTGACCCTGACAGTCGCCTCCGTCCTTGAATATTACGAATGGTACAAATCCCTCTCGATTGCTATCGGCGGCAGCATTGGCTTCGTCGGCGTTGAGCAATCCCGCAAGCTGGCTTTACGGTTTCTGAATACCCGTTTCGGCGGTAATCCAAAGGCATAA
- a CDS encoding type II toxin-antitoxin system HicA family toxin, which yields MKSSELISLLEKNGWVLERIKGSHHQFSHPDFAIVITVPHPRKDVKPGTLRQILKNAKLK from the coding sequence CTGAAGAGCTCGGAACTGATATCACTACTGGAGAAAAATGGCTGGGTCCTGGAGCGCATCAAAGGCAGCCATCACCAGTTCTCCCATCCCGATTTTGCTATTGTCATTACTGTTCCGCATCCCAGAAAAGACGTGAAGCCAGGAACGCTCCGTCAGATCCTGAAGAATGCGAAGCTAAAATGA
- a CDS encoding type II toxin-antitoxin system HicB family antitoxin, with protein MLYPAFVEVDKDGTASGWFPDVPGCLFAGDNMEAAFADARSAIDAHFELLSEKDLPIPGAHPMEEHVVNDPGTYTGGRWLYVDVNMDKFDGRAERINITLPHRLLERIDSTVKHKPEYGSRSAFLAVAARNELHKSD; from the coding sequence ATGTTATATCCCGCATTCGTTGAGGTTGATAAAGACGGTACCGCCAGTGGCTGGTTTCCTGACGTCCCGGGATGCCTGTTCGCCGGTGACAATATGGAAGCCGCGTTTGCCGATGCCCGCAGCGCCATAGATGCACACTTTGAGTTGCTGAGTGAAAAGGATCTGCCCATTCCCGGGGCTCACCCTATGGAAGAGCATGTTGTGAATGATCCGGGCACTTATACCGGTGGCCGCTGGTTATACGTTGACGTCAACATGGATAAGTTCGATGGCCGCGCTGAACGCATCAACATAACCCTTCCCCATCGTCTTCTTGAACGCATTGATTCAACGGTTAAGCACAAACCAGAGTACGGCAGCCGCAGCGCCTTTCTTGCCGTTGCCGCAAGGAATGAACTCCACAAATCGGATTGA
- a CDS encoding ECs1072 family phage-associated protein produces the protein MSNYSDLYQMIKLRVCQNNDIPVSSLMDRHSYRINQVWYRIGQIFTLECVLDEYRKLHASEYYPLENEAALHHMIFHMTKWKLEYIRELTLNDSLFIISERLKSEHMPAEAVAFLEKVNCTAHHYPIDEFPAKDWAPRENSVYLRPHS, from the coding sequence ATGAGCAACTATTCAGATTTATATCAGATGATAAAACTCAGGGTTTGCCAGAATAATGACATCCCGGTCTCTTCCCTGATGGACAGGCATAGTTACCGGATAAATCAGGTGTGGTACCGGATTGGACAGATATTTACTCTCGAGTGCGTACTTGATGAATACCGAAAACTTCATGCATCCGAGTATTACCCACTGGAGAATGAGGCGGCTTTACATCATATGATTTTCCATATGACAAAGTGGAAGCTGGAGTACATCCGTGAACTTACGCTGAATGACAGCCTCTTTATTATTTCAGAACGACTAAAATCTGAGCATATGCCCGCTGAGGCCGTGGCGTTTCTCGAAAAGGTAAACTGCACAGCTCATCACTATCCGATTGATGAGTTCCCTGCTAAGGACTGGGCTCCCAGGGAAAATTCAGTTTACCTTCGCCCTCACAGTTAG
- a CDS encoding IS3 family transposase (programmed frameshift): MKKSRFTDSQIIAILKQAEAGTPVAELCREHGMSNASFYKWRSRFGGMDASMMARLKELEDENRRLKKMYAEERLKAEIIQEAMGKKVVKPSQRKQMAQDAVRHRSVSIRFACQLFAVSESCYRYQPQLNEENTVIADWLLRITDSQRNWGFGLCFLYLRNVKGFKFNHKRVYRIYCELSLNRRIKPKKRLKRDKPEPLAVPESRNECWSMDFMHDQLSDGRSVRLLNVIDDFNREALAIEVDFSLPANRVVRTLEQLIEWKGKPAAIRCDNGPEYTGKILMSWAAQQNITLRFIQPGKPQQNAYIERYNRTVRYDWLGQHLFTSLDELQGYATRWQWFYNHERPNMALNGFTPMQHIQRMT, translated from the exons ATGAAAAAATCACGCTTTACCGACAGCCAGATCATCGCCATCCTCAAGCAGGCTGAGGCCGGAACGCCAGTTGCTGAACTGTGCCGCGAACATGGTATGAGCAATGCCAGCTTCTACAAGTGGCGTTCACGCTTTGGCGGAATGGACGCATCCATGATGGCCCGACTAAAAGAGCTGGAAGATGAAAACCGCCGCCTGAAAAAGATGTATGCCGAAGAACGGCTCAAAGCCGAAATTATTCAGGAGGCTATGG GCAAAAAAGTGGTGAAGCCATCGCAGCGAAAGCAGATGGCACAGGACGCGGTCAGACACCGAAGCGTCAGCATACGTTTTGCCTGCCAGTTGTTTGCTGTCAGCGAAAGTTGCTATCGCTATCAGCCTCAACTGAATGAAGAAAACACGGTTATTGCTGACTGGCTGCTCCGTATCACCGACAGTCAGCGCAACTGGGGTTTTGGTCTGTGCTTTTTGTACCTGCGTAACGTAAAAGGCTTTAAGTTCAATCACAAAAGGGTATACCGGATTTATTGCGAGTTGTCGCTGAACAGGCGAATTAAACCGAAAAAACGACTGAAACGGGATAAGCCCGAGCCGCTGGCGGTGCCTGAAAGCCGCAATGAATGCTGGTCGATGGACTTCATGCACGATCAACTGTCGGATGGTCGTTCCGTCCGATTGCTGAATGTTATCGATGACTTTAATCGTGAAGCGCTGGCCATTGAGGTAGATTTTTCTCTTCCCGCAAATCGTGTGGTGAGGACACTCGAACAACTGATTGAGTGGAAAGGTAAACCAGCGGCAATACGATGTGATAATGGGCCAGAATATACCGGCAAGATACTGATGTCATGGGCTGCTCAGCAGAATATCACCCTGCGTTTTATTCAACCCGGAAAACCTCAGCAGAATGCATATATTGAGCGATATAACCGGACAGTACGTTATGACTGGCTGGGACAGCACCTGTTTACATCACTGGACGAATTGCAGGGCTATGCCACACGCTGGCAATGGTTTTATAATCACGAGCGTCCGAATATGGCACTGAATGGTTTCACGCCAATGCAGCATATTCAACGCATGACCTGA
- a CDS encoding DNA-methyltransferase yields MENTVNINSVVLYNADCLTILPGLPANSVDLIITDPPYFNVKPQSWDNQWAGDGDYLRWLDLCLAEFWRVLKPAGSIYLFCGHRLAADIEILTRNRFRILNHIIWAKPSGRWNGCRKESLRAYFPATERVIFAGHYQGPYRAKDDGYRARCDETKQHLFAPLISYFRDARKALCITSKQIADATGKKNMVSHWFGTSQWQLPNAADYAKLQTLFREVAGQKAMVNQLTTEYDRLTVQHQALNRRYSELVDEWHQLRRPFMVTKYVPYTDVWCHGNPPIFNGGDK; encoded by the coding sequence ATGGAAAATACTGTAAATATAAACAGTGTTGTTCTGTACAACGCTGACTGCCTGACGATCTTGCCCGGGCTTCCCGCCAACTCTGTCGACCTCATTATTACTGATCCGCCGTACTTCAACGTTAAACCGCAGAGCTGGGATAACCAGTGGGCAGGGGACGGTGATTATCTTCGCTGGCTGGATCTTTGCCTGGCAGAGTTCTGGCGGGTTTTAAAGCCAGCGGGGAGCATCTATCTGTTCTGTGGCCACCGGCTGGCGGCGGATATTGAAATCCTCACCAGAAACCGGTTCAGGATCCTCAATCACATTATATGGGCGAAGCCATCCGGCCGCTGGAATGGCTGTCGTAAAGAGAGCCTGAGGGCATATTTCCCGGCCACCGAACGGGTTATTTTTGCCGGGCATTATCAGGGGCCCTACAGGGCGAAAGACGATGGCTACCGTGCCCGGTGTGACGAAACTAAACAGCACCTTTTTGCTCCGTTGATCAGTTACTTCCGGGATGCCCGCAAAGCGCTTTGTATTACGTCAAAACAGATAGCAGATGCCACGGGCAAAAAGAATATGGTCTCTCACTGGTTTGGGACCAGCCAGTGGCAGCTACCAAACGCAGCGGACTATGCAAAGCTGCAAACTTTGTTCAGGGAGGTCGCAGGCCAGAAGGCGATGGTGAATCAGCTCACCACTGAATATGACCGGCTCACCGTTCAGCACCAGGCCTTAAACCGACGATACTCTGAGCTGGTGGATGAATGGCATCAGCTTCGCCGGCCATTTATGGTGACAAAGTATGTGCCCTATACCGATGTCTGGTGCCATGGTAATCCCCCCATTTTTAACGGAGGCGATAAGTAG
- a CDS encoding DUF1133 family protein, whose protein sequence is MIYPSETGKAGEIIRLRTLESIWIQGKLRMWGRWSYIGSGKPDNMFNRLLAGNKVTRTAVRKALRDLKRSGLNSDELAIYLSDLLNGKLKSGLAFCSDAEALIIDHVVGQQLPPAMIALLHERYDGYGRSKKSMARALNIQYPEWSFRTCESRIDVWLTIAESLLYRPMCDAFDTDSERFGLHSCAETV, encoded by the coding sequence ATGATATATCCATCTGAAACCGGTAAGGCGGGCGAAATTATCCGGCTGCGAACACTGGAAAGTATCTGGATTCAGGGCAAACTTCGCATGTGGGGCCGGTGGTCTTATATCGGCAGCGGTAAGCCAGACAACATGTTTAACCGGCTGCTGGCTGGCAATAAAGTTACCCGGACAGCGGTGCGGAAAGCATTGCGGGATCTTAAGCGGTCAGGGCTGAATTCTGATGAACTGGCAATATATCTGTCCGATCTCCTTAACGGGAAATTAAAAAGCGGCCTGGCGTTTTGTTCTGACGCAGAAGCGCTGATTATTGATCACGTAGTAGGGCAGCAATTACCTCCGGCCATGATTGCATTATTACATGAGCGTTATGACGGTTATGGCAGGAGTAAAAAGTCGATGGCCAGGGCACTGAATATTCAATATCCGGAATGGTCATTCCGCACATGTGAGTCACGAATTGATGTCTGGCTGACTATCGCAGAGTCGCTACTTTACCGGCCAATGTGTGATGCATTCGACACAGATAGCGAAAGATTTGGCTTGCATTCTTGCGCGGAAACCGTTTGA
- a CDS encoding YlcG family protein: MGPHLKRVVIDHLHKRWQVLRAVRWSGSVLVDYRILKNYIKTMHGGDHDISI, encoded by the coding sequence ATGGGACCCCATCTGAAGCGAGTCGTTATCGATCATCTGCATAAGCGCTGGCAGGTACTGCGGGCAGTGCGCTGGTCAGGGTCAGTGCTGGTGGATTACCGGATCCTGAAAAACTACATTAAAACAATGCACGGAGGGGACCATGATATATCCATCTGA
- a CDS encoding RusA family crossover junction endodeoxyribonuclease: MITFNITPMGKPRQTRADKWKKRPEVLRYRAFCDEVRLQGVSLPVSGCHVIFVIPMPTSWSRLKRVRYSGQPHQAKPDCDNMLKALMDAVYANDAHVWDCRITKIWGSPGRLLSGRPVHGTPSEASRYRSSA; encoded by the coding sequence ATGATCACCTTCAATATTACCCCCATGGGTAAGCCCCGCCAGACCCGGGCCGACAAATGGAAAAAGCGGCCAGAGGTGCTCCGGTATCGGGCTTTTTGCGATGAAGTCCGATTACAGGGCGTCAGCCTCCCGGTATCTGGTTGTCACGTTATTTTCGTTATACCAATGCCCACCAGCTGGAGCAGGCTGAAGCGGGTCCGTTATTCGGGGCAGCCGCATCAGGCAAAGCCGGATTGCGACAATATGCTTAAAGCCCTGATGGATGCTGTCTATGCGAACGACGCGCACGTATGGGATTGCCGCATTACCAAGATCTGGGGGAGTCCGGGAAGATTATTATCAGGGAGGCCAGTCCATGGGACCCCATCTGAAGCGAGTCGTTATCGATCATCTGCATAA